The segment TTGTTCCTCCTTGTAAAgtctcgccatcaccaaccaACCCCCATTGTGTTGCGTGTCTGCACAACCATACTATCAAGTGTAACATCATAGCCATTCACAACATCACCCCTTGCCGCAACAACATCATATTTTCATTCCAGTTCTTGCTCAGAACGGAGTTTCTAGTTGTCACACATCCACAGCCTGCGGCTTTGTGACACTATTAAAAAGACGACGGATCAACGcgtccatcaacaccacgaccatcatcatcatgtccgGCCCGTTCCCAACAGTGTCCTACGCCATGCCAATGGCGGTTCCTGGAAAGGGCAATCAGTACCCCACGTACACTCATTACTCCATGTCTCCCCCGGaatgcgacgacgacatgagTTCTGCGTCGGGTGTCCCATCCTACGGTAACAGTGGATACACGGGCTCTGCTAGTTACATGGGCTCAAACGACTATGACAGCGCCAACTCGGCTAGTGGCATTGATTTCCAGGAGTACATGCAAGAGCGTTTTGCAAACTCGTTCAATCCCATCCCACTCGACCGGAGCATGGCGGTTCAAGCGCAAACGTAAGTCATTTGCCCCGCGAACCCCCGTGGCGGTTTTTTTGGTCCGTCCGGACCCTCCCAGCATAGCAACAGCAGGGACTGTCAACATTGAGTTTACCCATGTATTTGTTTACAAACCCTGACTGCGTGAAAACAGCTCCGGAAAGTTGAATGCGAAGCACCGCGAGCTCATGGACCTGCAAA is part of the Metarhizium brunneum chromosome 4, complete sequence genome and harbors:
- the KXD1 gene encoding Biogenesis of lysosome-related organelles complex 1 subunit KXD1, which encodes MSGPFPTVSYAMPMAVPGKGNQYPTYTHYSMSPPECDDDMSSASGVPSYGNSGYTGSASYMGSNDYDSANSASGIDFQEYMQERFANSFNPIPLDRSMAVQAQTSGKLNAKHRELMDLQKQAQARLAKTRERFQDGMRDAREVRGDLEWTQKKVSSLQAKASRKHPKEYRKARERHPSPEY